One region of Culex pipiens pallens isolate TS chromosome 2, TS_CPP_V2, whole genome shotgun sequence genomic DNA includes:
- the LOC120415345 gene encoding pickpocket protein 28-like produces MKSKLTYLFRTLKLLTLEFGAMTSIHGVGYITSSQRTLFEKLLWVLVFGLSLTGCSWLIRDAYRRWDQNPVIISFDEKTKPIWSFPYPAVTICPETKFQMAIMNYTEEFLKFERDPDGYVPDEKRRESFFSALHICNQHQLSKTVSQLRQYNHTVDRNCLETLRWMSLSISSMFETFTIQNSQVYYWEYFKEILTEDGICYTFNFAWDLFRPGVHPEVQVSDRMMWSPEKGYLEDTFSVVEPLRAPGTGMSNGLTVDLVLDVRNFDYLCKGPIQGFKVQIHTPTEYPLMSKRFIRVPLDQEVTALVKPQFVGTSWKLKDYEPSRRNCYFEHERPLRYFRIYSQDNCELECLSNFTLARCGCVRFSMPRIVSETKICNASSLPCVVDAERTLSTALNSTIKRTAFTFQTRCSCLPGCTVLRYDVMLTQGPLLWRPHRRAAGRNGSYRDVHKVRFSLYFKDSQYISITRNEMYGLTDFVANCGGLLGLFMGVSLLSLVELLYFCTLRPYVLCHYRDEMGQIETSRRNRKRMALNRRKVIMVETLDAVIRRRRMVEMGRLIGFRRRLRKIKVQDLE; encoded by the exons ATGAAGTCCAAGTTAACATATCTGTTCCGTACGCTGAAGCTGCTAACTTTGGAGTTTGGAGCGATGACTTCGATTCACGGCGTTGGCTACATCACCTCCAGCCAGCGGACACTGTTCGAAAAGCTTCTTTGGGTGTTGGTGTTTGGGCTGTCACTCACCGGATGTAGTTGGCTTATCCGGGATGCGTATCGCCGGTGGGATCAGAATCCTGTGATTATAAGTTTTGACGAGAAGACCAAGCCCATTTGGAGCTTTCCGTACCCGGCGGTGACGATCTGTCCGGAGACCAAGTTTCAGATGGCGATCATGAACTACACGGAggagtttttaaagtttgaacgTGATCCTGACGGGTATGTGCCGGATGAAAAACG cCGCGAATCCTTCTTCTCCGCTCTGCACATCTGCAACCAGCATCAACTTAGCAAGACGGTATCTCAGTTACGACAGTACAATCACACTGTGGATCGGAACTGTCTTGAAACCTTACGGTGGATGTCCCTGTCGATAAGTTCAATGTTCGAAACGTTTACCATTCAAAACAGTCAGGTCTACTACTGGGAGTATTTCAAAGAAATCCTCACCGAAGACGGCATCTGTTACACGTTCAACTTTGCCTGGGACCTGTTCCGACCCGGAGTACATCCGGAAGTGCAAGTCAGTGATCGGATGATGTGGAGTCCGGAGAAGGGATACCTAGAAGATACCTTTTCGGTAGTGGAACCGTTACGTGCTCCAGGAACCGGAATGAGCAATGGATTGACGGTAGACCTAGTGTTGGACGTCAGAAACTTCGACTACTTGTGCAAAGGTCCGATACAGGGCTTCAAGGTTCAGATCCACACTCCAACCGAGTACCCGCTGATGTCCAAGAGGTTCATCCGAGTTCCGCTGGACCAAGAAGTGACCGCTCTGGTCAAACCACAGTTTGTCGGAACGAGCTGGAAGCTAAAAGACTACGAACCTTCTCGAAGAAACTGTTACTTTGAGCACGAACGACCCCTCCGGTACTTCCGGATCTACTCCCAAGACAACTGCGAGCTGGAGTGCCTCTCCAATTTCACCCTGGCCAGGTGTGGATGTGTCCGGTTCAGCATGCCACGGATCGTGTCGGAGACCAAAATCTGTAACGCCAGCAGCCTACCTTGCGTGGTTGATGCCGAGAGGACACTTTCAACGGCACTGAACAGCACCATTAAAAGGACAGCATTCACCTTTCAGACCAGGTGCAGCTGTCTGCCCGGATGTACCGTGCTAAGGTACGACGTCATGCTGACCCAGGGTCCGCTGCTGTGGAGGCCACATCGGCGAGCTGCCGGGAGAAATGGTTCTTACAGAGA CGTTCACAAGGTGCGCTTCTCGCTGTACTTCAAGGACTCGCAGTACATCTCGATCACACGGAACGAAATGTACGGTTTGACGGATTTTGTGGCCAACTGTGGAGGACTCCTGGGACTGTTCATGGGCGTAAGTTTGCTCAGTCTGGTAGAATTGCTTTACTTTTGCACGCTGCGTCCGTACGTGCTGTGCCACTATCGGGACGAGATGGGACAGATCGAGACGTCTCGGAGAAACCGGAAGAGGATGGCCCTGAATCGGCGCAAGGTGATTATGGTGGAAACGCTGGATGCGGTCATCagaaggagacgcatggtggaGATGGGACGTTTGATTGGGTTTCGACGGCGGTTGAGGAAGATCAAGGTGCAGGATTTGGAGTAG